In a single window of the Actinomycetota bacterium genome:
- a CDS encoding alpha/beta hydrolase: MRRRTTHVNGVELQLLECGDPTAPPVILAHGFPECAWSWRHQLPALAAAGYHVIAPDQRGYGHSSRPAQVEDYGIAHLAGDLVGLIDETGHQTAIVVGHDWGSIVAWETARLHPERVNAVVGVSVPFTSWPMKPTELFKAMFGDRFFYMLYFQEVGPAERELEADVAHSMRTILWGGSGAMYRGVPSDPPPMEGTGFLDMFTDVPAGLPSWLSGDDLDEFVERFTASGFFGPVSWYRNLDANYEVLKDLPPSRVSMPAFFIGGERDAVIAGRPEQVDISNAVLADYRGKVIIPGAGHWTQQEAPEEFNEALLAFLASR, translated from the coding sequence ATCCGCCGCCGCACCACCCACGTGAACGGGGTCGAGCTGCAGCTCCTCGAATGCGGCGATCCGACCGCGCCGCCGGTGATCCTCGCTCACGGCTTTCCGGAGTGCGCTTGGTCGTGGCGCCACCAGCTCCCCGCGCTCGCGGCCGCCGGCTACCACGTGATCGCCCCCGACCAGCGCGGCTACGGCCACTCGTCGCGGCCGGCACAGGTGGAGGACTACGGCATCGCGCATCTCGCCGGTGACCTCGTCGGCCTGATCGACGAGACCGGCCACCAGACCGCGATCGTCGTCGGCCACGACTGGGGCTCGATCGTCGCGTGGGAGACCGCCCGCCTGCATCCCGAGCGCGTCAACGCCGTGGTGGGGGTGAGCGTGCCGTTCACGAGCTGGCCGATGAAGCCGACCGAGCTGTTCAAGGCGATGTTCGGGGATCGCTTCTTCTACATGCTGTACTTCCAAGAGGTCGGCCCGGCCGAGCGCGAGCTCGAAGCCGACGTAGCCCACAGCATGCGCACCATCTTGTGGGGTGGCTCGGGCGCGATGTATCGGGGCGTTCCCTCCGACCCGCCGCCGATGGAGGGCACCGGGTTCCTCGACATGTTCACCGACGTCCCCGCGGGCCTGCCGAGCTGGCTCTCCGGCGACGATCTGGACGAGTTCGTGGAGCGCTTCACGGCGAGCGGCTTCTTCGGCCCGGTGAGTTGGTACCGCAACCTCGACGCCAACTACGAGGTGCTGAAGGACCTGCCCCCGTCGCGCGTGTCGATGCCGGCCTTCTTCATCGGCGGTGAGCGTGACGCCGTCATCGCCGGGCGGCCCGAGCAGGTCGACATCTCCAACGCGGTCCTGGCGGACTACAGGGGCAAGGTCATCATCCCCGGTGCCGGCCACTGGACCCAGCAGGAGGCGCCGGAGGAGTTCAACGAGGCTCTGCTCGCGTTTCTCGCTTCGCGCTGA
- a CDS encoding alpha/beta hydrolase, whose amino-acid sequence MPDHATPAMQADAFAKLLDALGIDQLDVVAFSAGTPSALQLALRHPARVRHLVVMSGAWPGAFSKAPLPVEKLAYKSDLLMWLVTRLAGSAFFRLAAGLPKDFPLAGEDEAKVRALVDSVFPVRERSPGVIFDAFVGNPDVDTYPLEDVTVPTLVVHSRDDTLARFQPAEAAASRIPQAELVSFDSGGHLMLRREPASQAAVRAFLSS is encoded by the coding sequence TTGCCCGACCACGCGACGCCGGCGATGCAGGCCGACGCCTTCGCCAAGCTGCTCGACGCGCTCGGCATCGATCAGCTCGACGTCGTCGCGTTCTCCGCGGGCACGCCCTCGGCCCTCCAGCTCGCCTTGCGGCATCCCGCCCGGGTCCGCCACCTCGTCGTGATGAGTGGGGCCTGGCCCGGCGCGTTCTCCAAGGCTCCGCTGCCGGTCGAGAAGCTGGCGTACAAGAGCGACCTGCTCATGTGGCTGGTCACGCGGCTGGCCGGTTCCGCGTTCTTCCGCCTCGCCGCCGGTCTTCCGAAGGACTTCCCCCTCGCCGGCGAGGACGAGGCCAAGGTCCGCGCTCTGGTCGACAGCGTGTTCCCCGTCCGCGAGCGCTCCCCCGGTGTCATCTTCGACGCCTTCGTCGGGAACCCCGACGTCGACACCTACCCGCTCGAAGACGTCACCGTGCCCACGCTCGTCGTCCACTCCCGCGACGACACGCTGGCCAGGTTCCAGCCGGCCGAGGCAGCGGCGTCGCGCATCCCGCAGGCCGAGCTCGTGAGCTTCGACAGCGGGGGTCACCTGATGCTCAGGCGTGAGCCGGCTTCACAAGCCGCGGTGAGGGCATTCCTGTCGTCATGA
- a CDS encoding AarF/ABC1/UbiB kinase family protein encodes MAGPSPRRVRLQRSARVWRLTLRNGARYLLHKLRGLRSRDDAAARAARDEQYVIRTAQDVAAELGHMKGVVMKAAQLASVIAETLPDEAQAALATLQADAPPMAPSLAAGVVREELGRDPQRVFLDWSQDPVAAASIGQVHRAVLHDGREVAVKVQYPGLAEAMGADLDNADALYRVVTAFALKSLDAKALVAELRDRMTEELDYRREASRQSEFARAFAGHPAIIVPSVVQELSTGRVLTTEWAAGWTWNELVAQADDATRRRCGEVIWRFVQHSVHRIGAFNGDPHPGNYRFHGDGSVTFLDFGMVKRWDADEWARLSPCLDAIIVHRDPDLTVETMEAAGFLTPGHGLQAPDVFEYVSAPYRPYLVDTFTFTRDFMRDTLARIADVKGPYAPVIERLNLPASFVILNRVVWGVTALLGRLDASGPWRAMLLEYRVPDSPPASDLGEAEQRWWRSRLAAGHDRPRDSAP; translated from the coding sequence GTGGCCGGCCCGTCACCCCGGCGGGTGCGGCTGCAGCGCAGCGCCCGCGTCTGGCGCCTGACGCTGCGCAACGGCGCTCGCTACTTGCTCCACAAGCTGCGCGGCCTGCGTTCGCGCGACGACGCCGCGGCCCGAGCCGCGCGTGACGAGCAGTACGTGATCCGCACGGCACAAGACGTCGCCGCCGAGCTCGGCCACATGAAGGGCGTGGTGATGAAGGCCGCCCAGCTCGCGAGCGTGATCGCGGAGACGCTGCCCGACGAGGCGCAGGCGGCTCTCGCCACGCTGCAGGCCGACGCTCCGCCGATGGCGCCATCGCTCGCCGCGGGTGTCGTGCGCGAAGAGCTCGGCCGCGATCCGCAGCGGGTGTTCCTCGACTGGTCGCAGGACCCCGTCGCTGCCGCTTCGATCGGCCAAGTGCACCGTGCGGTGCTGCACGACGGCCGGGAAGTGGCCGTGAAGGTGCAGTACCCCGGCCTCGCCGAGGCGATGGGAGCCGACCTCGACAACGCCGACGCGCTGTACCGGGTGGTCACCGCCTTCGCGTTGAAGAGCCTCGACGCGAAGGCGCTCGTGGCCGAGCTCCGTGACCGCATGACCGAAGAGCTCGACTACCGCCGTGAGGCGTCACGGCAGAGCGAGTTCGCGCGAGCGTTCGCCGGTCACCCGGCGATCATCGTGCCGTCGGTGGTGCAAGAGCTGTCGACGGGTCGCGTCCTCACCACGGAGTGGGCCGCGGGTTGGACGTGGAACGAGCTGGTCGCGCAGGCCGACGACGCCACCCGGCGCCGCTGCGGTGAGGTGATCTGGCGCTTCGTCCAGCACTCGGTGCACCGGATCGGTGCGTTCAACGGTGACCCACACCCGGGCAACTACCGCTTCCACGGCGACGGCTCGGTGACGTTCCTCGACTTCGGGATGGTCAAGCGCTGGGACGCCGACGAGTGGGCGCGCCTTTCCCCCTGCCTCGACGCGATCATCGTGCACCGCGACCCCGATCTGACCGTGGAGACGATGGAGGCCGCGGGATTCCTCACCCCTGGCCACGGCCTGCAGGCACCGGACGTCTTCGAGTACGTCAGCGCGCCATACCGCCCGTACCTGGTCGACACGTTCACGTTCACCCGCGACTTCATGCGCGACACGTTGGCGCGGATCGCCGACGTGAAGGGCCCGTACGCGCCGGTCATCGAACGGCTGAACCTGCCGGCGAGCTTCGTGATCCTGAACCGCGTCGTCTGGGGGGTCACCGCGCTGCTCGGCCGGCTCGATGCGAGCGGCCCGTGGAGGGCGATGCTGCTCGAGTACCGCGTGCCCGACAGCCCACCGGCGAGCGACCTCGGCGAAGCCGAGCAGCGGTGGTGGCGCTCCCGCCTCGCCGCCGGACACGACCGTCCGAGAGACTCGGCTCCGTGA
- a CDS encoding ABC transporter ATP-binding protein, with translation MALVRLDNVTKRFGKGDDEVVAVDRVSLEVVDRDFMILLGPSGCGKSTLLRTISGLEDPDDGLVWIGDRIVNAIEPKDRDVAMVFQSYALYPHKTVQANIEFPLKVRKIGKDERAAAARDAAAVLGLGDYLGRKPGQLSGGQRQRVALARAIVRHPAVFCMDEPLSNLDAKLRAETRAELVSLHDRLATTFIYVTHDQVEAMTMGTRVAVMNAGVLQQVDEPQAVYDRPATVFVAQFIGTPPMNIFPAGSLEPGAELVGVRPEHLRIEREGWVGATVTLVEHLGHEVLVACELADARRVTVRLGSDEPAPSVGEQVRLDADPVHRHRFDPVTERRIDA, from the coding sequence GTGGCGCTGGTGCGGCTCGACAACGTGACGAAGCGCTTCGGCAAGGGTGACGACGAGGTGGTGGCCGTCGACCGGGTCTCGCTCGAGGTGGTCGACCGCGACTTCATGATCCTGCTCGGTCCCTCCGGCTGCGGTAAGTCGACGTTGCTGCGGACGATCTCGGGCCTGGAGGACCCCGACGACGGCCTGGTGTGGATCGGCGACCGCATCGTCAACGCGATCGAGCCGAAGGATCGCGACGTGGCGATGGTCTTCCAGAGCTACGCGCTGTACCCCCACAAGACCGTGCAGGCCAACATCGAGTTCCCGCTGAAGGTGCGCAAGATCGGCAAGGACGAACGCGCGGCCGCGGCCCGCGATGCGGCGGCTGTGCTCGGCCTCGGTGACTACCTTGGGCGCAAGCCCGGCCAGCTCTCCGGCGGCCAGCGCCAGCGCGTCGCCCTCGCGAGGGCGATCGTGCGCCATCCGGCGGTGTTCTGCATGGACGAACCGCTCTCCAACCTCGACGCGAAGCTGCGCGCCGAGACCCGGGCCGAGCTGGTCTCGCTCCACGACCGCCTGGCGACCACGTTCATCTACGTCACCCACGATCAGGTCGAGGCGATGACGATGGGGACGAGGGTGGCCGTGATGAACGCCGGTGTGCTTCAGCAGGTGGACGAGCCCCAAGCGGTGTACGACCGCCCGGCGACGGTGTTCGTCGCCCAGTTCATCGGTACCCCTCCGATGAACATCTTCCCCGCCGGTTCGCTGGAGCCCGGCGCGGAGCTGGTCGGTGTGCGCCCCGAGCACCTGCGCATCGAGCGTGAGGGGTGGGTCGGGGCGACGGTCACGCTGGTCGAACACCTCGGTCACGAGGTGCTCGTCGCGTGCGAGCTTGCCGACGCGCGGCGCGTGACGGTGCGCCTGGGGTCCGACGAGCCGGCACCGTCGGT